In Shouchella patagoniensis, the following are encoded in one genomic region:
- a CDS encoding PepSY domain-containing protein produces MKKKVYWGIGIGLVAVAIVLGSAQYMIGTNEPLMTEEEVKQVVSSKFAGDILSSELTHANGKETYKVLIEEDAGTYVLFVDAATGKVEQLNQEEKKGDAKQPGDDENKEPISLEEIEQIATREGEGTVETVDYREDDKTYKAIVAKENGKKLEIEIDGMTGKVERTKEIEQVDEKPVSDGQISEGEAKEIALKEFQGTIVDIELDDDDGLLVYEIDIETDSQEGTVVVNAFTGEVESVSIEAQDDDDD; encoded by the coding sequence ATGAAGAAAAAAGTGTATTGGGGAATCGGCATAGGTCTGGTTGCCGTGGCGATTGTGCTTGGAAGTGCCCAATATATGATCGGCACGAATGAGCCGCTCATGACGGAAGAAGAAGTCAAGCAAGTTGTAAGTTCCAAATTCGCTGGCGACATCCTATCTTCCGAACTAACGCATGCAAACGGAAAAGAAACGTATAAAGTTTTGATTGAAGAAGACGCTGGGACGTATGTGCTCTTCGTTGATGCTGCTACAGGAAAAGTTGAGCAGCTTAACCAAGAAGAAAAGAAAGGCGATGCCAAACAGCCTGGCGATGATGAAAACAAGGAACCAATTTCTCTGGAAGAAATAGAACAGATTGCTACACGTGAAGGCGAAGGAACAGTCGAAACGGTTGACTATCGGGAAGACGACAAAACATATAAAGCGATTGTGGCGAAGGAGAATGGCAAGAAGCTTGAAATTGAAATTGATGGAATGACAGGTAAAGTAGAACGCACAAAAGAAATCGAGCAAGTTGATGAAAAGCCTGTTTCCGACGGACAAATCTCAGAAGGGGAAGCAAAGGAAATTGCGTTAAAGGAGTTTCAGGGCACAATCGTCGATATTGAACTTGATGATGACGATGGTTTGCTTGTCTATGAAATTGATATTGAAACAGACAGTCAAGAAGGGACTGTAGTTGTCAATGCGTTTACAGGTGAAGTGGAGAGCGTGTCAATCGAAGCACAGGACGATGATGATGATTAA